From Scomber scombrus chromosome 21, fScoSco1.1, whole genome shotgun sequence, one genomic window encodes:
- the LOC134003629 gene encoding urotensin-2 receptor, translated as MTTVSMEPVGVLVERGANATDPPLSSHEDTAAIFTIGIILSIMCLVGVSGNIYTLVVMCHSMRTAASMYIYIINLALADLLYLLTIPSVVCTHFLKGWYFGDAGCRILISMDFLTMHASIFTLTIMSTERYFAVLKPLDTVKRSKSYRKAIALLVWAASLILTLPMIVSIQLMMVGNKAMCQSTLSNVSYKVYISFLFCTSIVAPGLIIGYLYIQLARTYWVSQTETFKQTKKLPNQKVLYLIFTIVLLFWACFLPFWIWQLLGQFQPSLSLSTKAKRNINYLTTCLTYSNSCINPFLYTLLTKNYKEYLRKHKRSWTAGSYFNRRSRFQRSPRRSPSSSSQQCTESFMLTHTASLRTHNSSL; from the exons ATGACCACAGTGTCCATGGAGCCTGTAGGAGTTCTGGTGGAAAGGGGCGCCAATGCAACTGACCCCCCTCTGAGCTCACATGAAGACACAGCTGCCATCTTCACCATTGGCAtcatcctctccatcatgtGCCTCGTGGGAGTCTCAGGGAACATCTACACCCTGGTGGTCATGTGCCACTCCATGAGGACTGCGGCCTCGATGTACATCTACATCATAAACTTAGCTTTGGCAGATCTGCTGTATCTGCTCACGATCCCATCTGTTGTCTGCACGCACTTTCTAAAAGGATGGTACTTTGGGGACGCAGGGTGTCGGATTCTGATCAGCATGGACTTCCTGACAATGCACGCCAGTATCTTCACGCTGACAATCATGAGCACGGAGCGCTACTTTGCGGTGCTCAAGCCGCTCGACACAGTCAAGAGGTCTAAAAGTTACAGGAAGGCCATTGCTCTGCTGGTCTGGGCTGCTTCTCTCATCCTGACGCTGCCAATGATTGTGAGCATCCAGCTCATGATGGTGGGAAACAAGGCTATGTGTCAGTCCACTTTGTCAAATGTTTCCTACAAGGTTTACATCTCCTTCCTGTTTTGCACTAGCATTGTCGCCCCAGGACTGATCATTGGCTATCTCTACATCCAACTTGCCCGGACTTATTGGGTTTCACAGACTGAGACCTTCAAACAGACCAAGAAACTCCCCAATCAAAAG GTGCTGTACCTGATTTTCACCATTGTGCTCCTCTTCTGGGCATGCTTCCTGCCCTTCTGGATCTGGCAGCTGCTGGGTCAGTTCCAACCATCACTGTCCCTCTCCACCAAAGCCAAGCGCAATATCAACTACCTGACCACATGTCTGACGTACTCCAACAGCTGCATCAACCCATTCCTCTACACACTGCTCACCAAGAACTACAAGGAGTACTTGAGGAAGCACAAGCGGTCCTGGACAGCTGGCAGCTACTTCAACAGGAGAAGTCGTTTTCAGCGTTCACCACGCAGGTCGCCGTCATCCAGCAGTCAGCAGTGTACCGAGAGCTTTATGCTCACACACACCGCCTCCCTGCGTACACATAACAGCAGTTTGTGA